In Myxococcus stipitatus, the following are encoded in one genomic region:
- the sctV gene encoding type III secretion system export apparatus subunit SctV, protein MSASNPNSFLSKYSDIVLAIVVVAIVGMMIVPLPTLLLDVLLTLNISISVVLLLVSLYVPAALHLSTFPTVLLITTMFRLSLTISTTRLILLTGDPGEVVIAFGNFVVQGNFVVGAILFIILVIVNFIVISKGSERVAEVAARFTLDAMPGKQMSIDADLRAGTIDQDQGKKRRRDLERESQLFGAMDGAMKFVKGDAIASIIITVVNIVGGLIIGVTQKGMSAGDAAQKYTLLTIGDGLVGMIPAILVSTCAGIIVTRVGGEEEGSHLGMDVGSQLTAYPKAIAIAAGMLIVLGLVPGLPKIPFFLLGAGAGFGAWTMLKKKKDEQMVEEAGPSMITDLGTPMSSEPAPKEPINPDSELFIPVVTPIVLEVSDALVPYVDSRQDNGKFLFELIPFMRDGLFVELGVRFPGVRARGNASLPPGSYQIQINEVPVVTGQATLGHVLVNDTVERLRLMNIQGFEAVNPATRQPAAWVPEQHRETLEAAGLTTWDVPGYIILHVAAVLRRNAREFVGVQETQTMLEQLEKAFPAIVKEVIPKVVNVLKLTDILQRLVEEEISIRDLRGILQALAEYGQVEADNVMLTEHVRASQRRYISHKYARGSGTLVVYLLDPNIEEAIRGSIKRTSAGAHLALEPELAQEIVQAVRTECGHLPPSAQRPVILTAMDIRRYVRKLLEYEFNPSFSVLSYQELSPELNIQPVARISTR, encoded by the coding sequence ATGTCCGCCTCCAATCCGAACAGCTTCCTCTCCAAGTACTCCGACATCGTCCTGGCGATCGTGGTGGTGGCCATCGTCGGGATGATGATCGTCCCGCTGCCCACGCTGCTGCTGGACGTGCTGCTGACGCTGAACATCAGCATCTCGGTGGTGCTGCTGCTGGTGTCCCTCTACGTGCCAGCGGCGCTGCACCTGTCGACGTTTCCGACGGTGTTGCTCATCACCACGATGTTCCGGTTGTCGCTGACCATCTCCACCACGCGACTCATCCTCCTCACGGGAGATCCGGGCGAGGTGGTCATCGCGTTCGGCAACTTCGTGGTGCAAGGCAACTTCGTCGTCGGCGCCATCCTGTTCATCATCCTGGTCATCGTGAACTTCATCGTCATCTCCAAGGGCTCGGAGCGTGTCGCCGAAGTGGCCGCGCGCTTCACCTTGGACGCGATGCCCGGCAAGCAGATGTCCATCGACGCGGATCTCCGCGCGGGCACGATTGATCAGGACCAGGGCAAGAAGCGCCGGCGCGACCTGGAGCGCGAAAGCCAGCTGTTCGGCGCGATGGACGGCGCCATGAAGTTCGTGAAGGGCGACGCCATCGCCAGCATCATCATCACCGTCGTGAACATCGTCGGTGGCCTCATCATCGGCGTGACGCAGAAGGGGATGTCCGCGGGCGACGCGGCGCAGAAGTACACGCTGCTCACCATCGGTGACGGTCTGGTCGGCATGATTCCCGCCATCCTCGTCTCCACCTGCGCCGGCATCATCGTGACGCGCGTCGGCGGCGAGGAAGAGGGCTCGCACCTGGGCATGGACGTGGGCAGCCAGCTCACCGCCTACCCGAAGGCCATCGCCATCGCGGCGGGCATGCTCATCGTCCTCGGTCTGGTGCCGGGTCTGCCGAAGATTCCCTTCTTCCTCCTGGGCGCGGGCGCGGGTTTCGGCGCGTGGACCATGCTCAAGAAGAAGAAGGACGAGCAGATGGTGGAGGAGGCCGGTCCGTCGATGATCACCGACCTGGGCACGCCCATGTCGTCGGAGCCGGCGCCCAAGGAGCCCATCAACCCGGACTCCGAGCTCTTCATCCCCGTCGTCACGCCCATCGTCCTGGAGGTCTCCGACGCGCTGGTGCCCTACGTGGACTCGCGCCAGGACAACGGGAAGTTCCTCTTCGAGCTCATCCCCTTCATGCGCGACGGTCTCTTCGTCGAGCTGGGTGTGCGCTTCCCAGGCGTGCGCGCGCGTGGCAACGCGTCCCTGCCGCCGGGCTCGTACCAGATTCAAATCAACGAGGTCCCCGTCGTCACGGGCCAGGCCACGCTGGGCCATGTGCTCGTCAACGACACGGTGGAGCGCCTGCGGTTGATGAACATCCAGGGCTTCGAGGCGGTCAACCCCGCCACCCGCCAGCCGGCCGCGTGGGTCCCCGAGCAGCACCGCGAGACGCTGGAGGCCGCGGGCCTCACGACGTGGGATGTGCCGGGCTACATCATCCTGCACGTGGCCGCGGTGCTGCGGCGCAACGCGCGGGAGTTCGTCGGCGTCCAGGAGACGCAGACGATGCTGGAGCAGTTGGAGAAGGCGTTCCCGGCCATCGTCAAGGAAGTCATTCCGAAGGTGGTCAACGTCCTGAAGCTCACGGACATCCTCCAGCGGCTCGTGGAGGAGGAGATCTCCATCCGTGACTTGCGCGGCATCCTCCAGGCCCTGGCCGAGTACGGTCAGGTGGAGGCCGACAACGTGATGCTCACCGAGCATGTGCGTGCCTCGCAGCGCCGGTACATCTCCCACAAGTACGCGCGCGGCAGCGGCACGCTCGTCGTGTACCTGTTGGACCCCAACATCGAGGAGGCCATCCGCGGCTCCATCAAGCGCACCTCGGCGGGGGCTCACCTGGCGCTGGAGCCGGAGCTGGCCCAGGAAATCGTCCAGGCCGTCCGCACCGAGTGCGGCCACCTGCCGCCCAGCGCCCAGCGCCCCGTCATCCTCACCGCCATGGACATCCGGCGCTACGTGCGCAAGCTGCTGGAGTACGAGTTCAACCCCTCGTTCTCGGTGCTCAGCTACCAGGAGCTGTCGCCCGAGCTGAACATCCAGCCGGTGGCGCGTATCTCCACCCGGTAG
- a CDS encoding flagellar biosynthetic protein FliO — translation MRLSLGATLVLSPLTVLAQAPAAPAPGTAAVPSPAPVASPPSDATPPPTSAQSPLDSTASGEASAKPPKSLGDEPQWEDPLAGSSAATEEPESMGWMLLRTVLVLGAVVASIYLTLNVGLRRLMGLQGASPGRQTVVSVVERLPLDPKRALFVVKAADEYLLVGGGESGLQLLSKLDTEAVERIRAQRPQTNVVPLSPFLQKLLSRRSGGSSSQPPGA, via the coding sequence ATGCGCCTGTCCCTGGGCGCCACGCTGGTGCTCTCACCGCTCACCGTGCTGGCCCAGGCGCCCGCCGCGCCCGCGCCGGGCACCGCGGCCGTGCCGTCACCCGCTCCGGTGGCGTCACCCCCGAGCGACGCGACGCCGCCCCCCACGTCCGCGCAGTCCCCTCTGGACAGCACGGCCTCAGGGGAGGCTTCCGCCAAGCCCCCGAAGTCGCTCGGAGATGAGCCTCAGTGGGAGGACCCCCTGGCCGGGTCCTCGGCGGCCACGGAGGAGCCGGAGAGCATGGGGTGGATGCTCTTGCGGACGGTGCTGGTGCTGGGGGCGGTGGTGGCCTCCATCTACCTGACGTTGAACGTGGGGTTGCGCCGGCTGATGGGGCTGCAAGGGGCCTCGCCAGGGCGGCAGACGGTGGTGTCGGTGGTGGAGCGGCTTCCGCTGGACCCCAAGCGCGCGCTCTTCGTCGTGAAGGCCGCGGACGAGTACCTGTTGGTGGGCGGCGGCGAGTCGGGTCTGCAGTTGCTGTCGAAGCTGGACACGGAGGCCGTGGAGCGCATTCGCGCGCAGCGCCCGCAGACGAACGTGGTACCCCTCAGCCCTTTTCTCCAGAAGCTTCTTTCCCGCCGCTCCGGGGGCTCGTCGTCCCAGCCCCCCGGCGCCTGA
- a CDS encoding flagellar biosynthetic protein FliR, giving the protein MNAADLVSELAARTNFSAAIFTVALLMCRVMPVLIFSPFLGGEVVPTEMKMGIGLTLAMVLYPSIAGSVTTIPLSALPYIALMAKEVFIGFSMAFIVNGVFEAARVAGTLADTMAGSNNAQLYVPQLGQQVSLFSNLKVQMAVVLFLTLDGHHLVIQALAESLKTVPLDGFPRFSQGAWTYFDVLIRVFADMLRISMALAAPAVLATFLTDVALGAINRVAPQIQVFFISMSIKPLVGVLITFLVLGALLGRMQDELAIMLRTLRDALRLLA; this is encoded by the coding sequence ATGAACGCCGCGGACCTCGTGTCCGAGCTGGCGGCTCGGACCAACTTCTCCGCCGCCATCTTCACGGTGGCCCTGCTGATGTGCCGGGTGATGCCGGTGCTCATCTTCAGTCCGTTCCTGGGCGGCGAGGTGGTGCCCACGGAGATGAAGATGGGCATCGGGCTGACGCTGGCCATGGTGCTCTACCCCTCCATCGCCGGCTCCGTCACCACCATCCCGCTGAGCGCGCTGCCGTACATCGCGCTGATGGCCAAGGAGGTCTTCATCGGCTTCTCCATGGCGTTCATCGTCAACGGGGTGTTCGAGGCGGCCCGTGTCGCGGGCACCCTGGCGGACACCATGGCGGGTAGCAACAACGCCCAGCTCTACGTGCCGCAACTCGGACAACAGGTGTCGCTGTTCTCCAACCTCAAGGTGCAGATGGCGGTGGTGCTGTTCCTCACCCTGGACGGCCACCACCTGGTCATCCAGGCGCTGGCGGAGAGCCTCAAGACGGTGCCCCTGGACGGCTTCCCCCGCTTCAGCCAGGGCGCGTGGACCTACTTCGACGTCCTCATTCGCGTCTTCGCGGACATGCTGCGCATCAGCATGGCGCTGGCGGCTCCGGCGGTGCTGGCCACCTTCCTCACGGATGTGGCGCTGGGCGCCATCAACCGCGTGGCGCCGCAAATCCAGGTGTTCTTCATCTCCATGTCCATCAAGCCGCTCGTCGGTGTGCTCATCACCTTCCTGGTGCTGGGCGCGCTCCTGGGCCGCATGCAGGACGAACTGGCCATCATGCTGCGCACGCTCAGGGATGCGCTGCGGCTGCTGGCCTGA
- the fliQ gene encoding flagellar biosynthesis protein FliQ produces MNQLTFITQEALFLVLVVSAPPVLMSLLVGFIISLFQATTQIQEQTLTFAPKVIIVFGVLAMTGPWIGSQLMRFTFHVFDRFPALIK; encoded by the coding sequence ATGAACCAGCTCACGTTCATCACCCAGGAGGCGCTGTTCCTGGTGCTCGTGGTGTCGGCCCCGCCGGTGCTGATGAGCCTCCTGGTGGGCTTCATCATCTCGCTGTTCCAGGCCACCACGCAGATTCAGGAGCAGACGCTCACCTTCGCGCCCAAGGTCATCATCGTCTTCGGCGTGCTGGCCATGACGGGCCCGTGGATTGGAAGCCAGTTGATGCGCTTCACGTTCCACGTGTTCGACCGGTTCCCTGCGCTCATCAAATGA
- a CDS encoding SycD/LcrH family type III secretion system chaperone, whose translation MPEDPQDEAQLQARLQRWADGKATLRDVRGYSNDELYAIAKTAYFFFYQGRINEARTLFQGLYAVSPTDGYFAKALGVVEMAAGNGQGALAAFDVAAKLSPQDPSVYVGRAEVRLALGQKPQAIDDLRRAAAMTPADDPVVRKAGAMLTALSRR comes from the coding sequence ATGCCGGAGGACCCTCAGGACGAGGCCCAGTTGCAGGCCCGGCTCCAGCGTTGGGCGGATGGCAAGGCCACCCTGCGCGACGTGCGGGGCTATTCCAACGATGAGCTCTACGCCATCGCCAAGACGGCCTACTTCTTCTTCTACCAGGGCCGCATCAACGAAGCCCGCACGCTCTTCCAGGGCCTGTACGCCGTCAGTCCCACCGACGGCTATTTCGCCAAGGCCCTGGGCGTCGTGGAGATGGCCGCGGGCAACGGCCAGGGCGCCCTGGCCGCCTTCGACGTCGCCGCCAAGCTGTCCCCGCAGGATCCATCTGTCTATGTCGGTCGCGCGGAGGTTCGGCTGGCTTTGGGGCAGAAACCCCAGGCCATCGATGACCTTCGCCGCGCCGCGGCAATGACCCCGGCGGATGATCCGGTGGTCCGCAAGGCGGGAGCGATGCTCACGGCGCTTTCACGCCGTTGA
- a CDS encoding tetratricopeptide repeat protein, producing MTTTQAKAPVSDNDGKPLSGPELLERATQGFDLFQDGRFQESLAIFEQLAAMDASEAYFQTALGACHLALENLDQAEAHFNRAIELDPSDLTPFVNRGEVHLRQGKVMEAARDFNHAVSLDPEGKDPLSARARMLAAAALESVEEAQGASERDAGPNKR from the coding sequence ATGACGACGACCCAAGCCAAGGCGCCGGTCTCCGACAATGATGGGAAGCCGCTGTCCGGTCCGGAGTTGTTGGAACGGGCCACACAAGGCTTCGACCTGTTTCAAGACGGCCGCTTCCAGGAGTCGCTGGCCATCTTCGAGCAACTGGCCGCCATGGATGCGTCCGAGGCGTACTTCCAGACGGCGCTCGGTGCGTGCCATCTGGCGCTCGAGAACCTGGACCAGGCCGAGGCCCACTTCAACCGGGCCATCGAACTGGACCCCTCCGACCTGACGCCGTTCGTCAACCGGGGCGAGGTCCACCTTCGCCAGGGCAAGGTGATGGAAGCGGCGCGGGACTTCAACCACGCGGTGTCCTTGGACCCCGAGGGGAAGGACCCGCTGAGCGCACGCGCGAGGATGCTCGCCGCCGCGGCCCTGGAGAGCGTGGAGGAGGCCCAGGGGGCTTCCGAGCGCGACGCCGGGCCGAACAAGCGCTAG
- the sctU gene encoding type III secretion system export apparatus subunit SctU, with amino-acid sequence MSDESGDKTEEPSQKKLDDSRKKGQVWKSKDLSGVAVLVVGLGALKSSWDTVEEEMVKLFHFSFDHMARGDDLSDATGQLLYLGLRALLLVTLPVVAGSAVVGGLMEFLQVGSLFTMDPLMPKLDKLNPLAGLKNMFSKKSLVEMLKNLIKISVTAYVVYGVVRDAMPLVVETIRQDTRTIMVIMGELVTRVATRVALLFVLFGIFDVWWQRKSFMKDMMMTKDEVKKEYKESEGDPHHKAKRKELHHEIMEGAQMESVRDADVIVTNPDHVAVALKYDREKDGAPRVLAKGIDHKAERIKGIAREQDVPTLRNVPLAHALLRVEVGHEVPEELYDAVAEVLNFVYGLKNGTPEPAARA; translated from the coding sequence ATGTCGGATGAGAGTGGAGACAAAACAGAAGAACCGTCGCAGAAGAAGCTCGACGACTCTCGCAAGAAGGGCCAGGTCTGGAAGAGCAAGGACCTCAGCGGCGTGGCCGTGCTGGTGGTGGGCCTGGGGGCGCTGAAGTCCTCGTGGGACACGGTGGAAGAGGAGATGGTCAAGCTCTTCCACTTCAGCTTCGACCACATGGCGCGTGGGGATGACCTGTCGGACGCGACCGGCCAGCTGCTCTACCTGGGGCTGCGCGCGCTGCTGCTCGTGACGTTGCCGGTGGTCGCCGGGAGCGCGGTGGTGGGCGGGTTGATGGAGTTCCTGCAGGTGGGCTCCCTCTTCACCATGGACCCGCTCATGCCCAAGCTGGACAAGCTCAACCCGCTGGCCGGGTTGAAGAACATGTTCAGCAAGAAGTCGCTGGTGGAGATGCTCAAGAACCTCATCAAGATCTCCGTCACGGCCTACGTCGTCTACGGCGTGGTGCGGGACGCGATGCCCTTGGTGGTGGAGACCATTCGCCAGGACACTCGCACCATCATGGTCATCATGGGGGAGCTGGTGACCCGAGTGGCCACCCGCGTCGCGCTGCTCTTCGTCCTCTTCGGCATCTTCGACGTCTGGTGGCAGCGCAAGTCCTTCATGAAGGACATGATGATGACGAAGGACGAGGTGAAGAAGGAGTACAAGGAGAGCGAAGGCGACCCGCACCACAAGGCCAAGCGCAAGGAACTCCATCACGAAATCATGGAGGGCGCGCAGATGGAGTCGGTGCGGGACGCGGACGTCATCGTCACCAATCCGGACCATGTGGCCGTGGCGCTCAAGTACGACCGGGAGAAGGACGGCGCGCCCCGGGTGCTGGCCAAGGGAATCGACCACAAGGCCGAGCGCATCAAGGGCATCGCCCGCGAGCAGGACGTGCCCACGTTGCGCAACGTGCCCCTGGCGCACGCGCTCCTGCGGGTGGAGGTGGGACACGAAGTCCCCGAGGAGCTCTATGACGCGGTCGCCGAGGTCCTCAACTTCGTCTACGGGCTGAAGAACGGGACCCCGGAGCCCGCGGCCCGAGCGTGA
- the sctR gene encoding type III secretion system export apparatus subunit SctR, producing MNAQAPARSRLPRVSPWLFAAAASLHPFIALADKKRTAMVPEAVANEAVSSDSFTSRPLILILALAAMGLVPFALMMVTSFVKISVVLSIVRSALGTQQIPPTQVITGLAVILTVYIMAPVGTAMYRAAEIDVWAKGPGVFSSSTVGSLLEGANKSKEPLRAWLMKKVTVKDRSLFYNLAKKMRQGEDRESVQSQDFMVIVPAFVVSELKEAFQIGFLLFVPFIVIDMVVANILLALGMHMLSPTTISMPFKLLLFVLVDGWYLIAKGLVVGYL from the coding sequence GTGAACGCCCAAGCTCCCGCCCGCTCCCGCCTTCCACGCGTCTCGCCCTGGCTGTTCGCGGCCGCCGCGTCGCTGCACCCCTTCATCGCGCTCGCGGACAAGAAGCGCACCGCGATGGTCCCGGAGGCCGTGGCCAATGAAGCGGTGAGCAGCGACTCGTTCACCTCGCGCCCGCTCATCCTCATCCTCGCGCTCGCGGCCATGGGCCTGGTGCCCTTCGCGCTGATGATGGTGACGAGCTTCGTGAAGATTTCGGTGGTGCTCTCCATCGTCCGCTCGGCGCTGGGCACCCAGCAGATTCCGCCCACCCAGGTGATTACCGGGCTGGCCGTCATCCTCACCGTCTACATCATGGCCCCCGTGGGCACGGCCATGTACCGGGCGGCGGAGATCGACGTCTGGGCGAAGGGGCCCGGTGTCTTCTCCTCGTCCACGGTGGGCTCGCTGCTCGAGGGCGCCAACAAGTCCAAGGAGCCCCTGCGCGCGTGGCTGATGAAGAAGGTGACGGTGAAGGACCGTTCGCTCTTCTACAACCTGGCCAAGAAGATGCGGCAGGGTGAGGACCGCGAGTCGGTGCAGAGCCAGGACTTCATGGTCATCGTGCCGGCCTTCGTCGTCTCCGAATTGAAGGAGGCCTTCCAGATTGGCTTCCTGCTCTTCGTCCCGTTCATCGTCATCGACATGGTGGTGGCCAACATCCTGCTCGCGCTGGGCATGCACATGCTGTCGCCCACCACCATCTCCATGCCCTTCAAGCTGCTCCTCTTCGTCCTGGTGGATGGCTGGTACCTCATCGCCAAGGGCCTGGTCGTCGGCTACCTGTAG
- a CDS encoding EscU/YscU/HrcU family type III secretion system export apparatus switch protein, whose protein sequence is MSDDAEIAIALKYDKEKDSAPRVVAKGLRLKAEKIRAIAKEHNIPIMRNVPLANALYRVEVGQEVPEELYDAVAEVLNFIYELQREHAAAGGR, encoded by the coding sequence ATGAGTGACGACGCCGAAATCGCCATCGCGCTGAAGTACGACAAGGAGAAGGACAGCGCCCCGAGAGTGGTGGCCAAGGGCCTGCGGCTCAAGGCGGAGAAGATTCGCGCCATCGCCAAGGAGCACAACATCCCCATCATGCGCAACGTGCCCCTGGCCAATGCGCTGTACCGGGTGGAGGTGGGGCAGGAGGTGCCCGAGGAGCTGTACGACGCGGTGGCCGAGGTCCTCAACTTCATCTACGAGCTCCAGCGAGAACACGCGGCCGCTGGCGGCCGGTAG
- a CDS encoding FHA domain-containing protein, which translates to MSVRLTVTQRSEAGAQGTEVVLDDAVITLGRDKSCQVVLAQQAVSRNHARICQEGHNFFLEDLGSAYGTQLNGKALPKGEKRALRNGDIIAIAQYDVRFDRVLELNGDATSEKTSFIARGNLKDVMRGLSGTEERYLRIMNGPREGERVEIGDAQEIVIGRDDKEADLVIKDDLTSRKHAKIRRDWSGTHVEDLGSRNGIKVNKKRVNRKTLKDNDELEVGGTRFLYVDPTEPADEPVQLAPEIKKSPPPSPPRPAPVRKEAKPEPEPEPEPEPEVPEPAPAPVETSSETSSEEPDASSSEEPVQPSAENSVPDEAAPGGGLAMLKDKQKLVPLVVMGVVGLLFLVLLIAVVAGA; encoded by the coding sequence ATGAGCGTCCGTCTCACCGTCACACAGCGCAGCGAGGCCGGCGCCCAGGGCACCGAGGTCGTCCTCGACGACGCGGTCATCACGCTGGGGCGGGACAAGTCCTGCCAGGTGGTGCTGGCCCAGCAGGCTGTCTCGCGAAACCACGCGCGCATCTGCCAGGAAGGCCACAACTTCTTCCTCGAGGACCTGGGCAGCGCCTACGGCACCCAGCTCAACGGGAAGGCCCTTCCCAAGGGAGAGAAGCGCGCCTTGCGCAACGGCGACATCATCGCCATTGCCCAATACGACGTGCGGTTCGACCGGGTGCTGGAGCTCAACGGCGACGCCACCTCGGAGAAGACGTCGTTCATCGCCCGCGGCAACCTGAAGGACGTCATGCGCGGGCTGTCCGGCACGGAGGAGCGCTACCTCCGCATCATGAACGGGCCGAGAGAGGGCGAGCGCGTCGAGATTGGGGACGCGCAGGAAATCGTCATCGGCCGGGACGACAAGGAAGCCGACCTCGTCATCAAGGACGACCTCACCTCCCGCAAGCACGCCAAGATTCGCCGCGACTGGTCCGGCACCCACGTCGAGGACCTGGGCAGCCGCAACGGCATCAAGGTCAACAAGAAGCGGGTGAACCGCAAGACGCTCAAGGACAACGACGAGTTGGAAGTGGGCGGCACGCGCTTCCTCTACGTCGACCCCACCGAGCCCGCCGACGAGCCCGTTCAGCTCGCCCCGGAGATCAAGAAGAGCCCCCCGCCCTCGCCTCCCCGCCCCGCCCCGGTTCGCAAGGAAGCCAAGCCCGAACCTGAGCCGGAACCCGAGCCGGAGCCCGAGGTTCCCGAGCCCGCCCCCGCCCCGGTGGAGACCTCCTCCGAGACCTCTTCGGAGGAGCCCGATGCGTCCTCCTCCGAGGAGCCGGTGCAGCCCTCCGCGGAGAACTCCGTGCCGGATGAAGCGGCCCCGGGCGGCGGCCTGGCCATGCTCAAGGACAAGCAGAAGCTCGTCCCGCTCGTGGTCATGGGTGTGGTGGGCCTGTTGTTCCTGGTGCTGCTCATCGCCGTGGTCGCGGGCGCCTGA
- a CDS encoding tetratricopeptide repeat protein, whose amino-acid sequence MRLARLASALSWVCALPLAACLTTPPPHERALINNELCVQEINNQDLVRAEVYCDLGLEFSPQYADLWANKGLIARYAGRDEDAKKYFIKALRFNQEHLQAYQNLGQLYNDEGAYGKAHDNFRRALKVNPDNIDTRYNLAFTLMKMGKFTEAKKELRTILAVNPNLAQAHHTLGIIAYGEDEYEEAAEHMAQATALDPNFADAWHDYGTTLMELGRFADAREAFGNCLQINPKATNCTNNLALAQRKAALTDKAFKELKDTQQAENSAPALFMLARQYREKGLLAEEEATYKKCVKLDGKFAPCHYGLFELYQDANKHEHAGVACKNFLKYATSEEFPTEYQSCEKYMSNATF is encoded by the coding sequence ATGCGTCTTGCTCGTCTTGCCTCCGCGCTTTCCTGGGTCTGCGCGCTTCCGCTCGCCGCCTGCCTCACCACTCCGCCGCCCCATGAGCGCGCGCTCATCAACAATGAGCTGTGCGTGCAGGAGATCAACAACCAGGACCTGGTCCGCGCGGAAGTCTATTGCGACCTGGGGCTGGAGTTCTCCCCTCAGTACGCAGACTTGTGGGCCAACAAGGGCCTCATCGCCCGGTACGCGGGCCGGGACGAAGACGCGAAGAAGTATTTCATCAAGGCCCTGCGCTTCAACCAGGAGCACCTGCAGGCCTACCAGAACCTCGGCCAGCTCTATAATGACGAGGGCGCCTACGGTAAGGCCCACGACAACTTCCGCCGTGCCCTCAAGGTGAACCCAGACAACATCGACACGCGCTACAACCTCGCGTTCACCTTGATGAAGATGGGCAAGTTCACGGAGGCCAAGAAGGAGCTGCGCACGATTCTCGCCGTCAATCCGAACCTGGCGCAGGCCCACCACACCCTGGGCATCATCGCCTACGGCGAGGACGAGTACGAGGAGGCCGCGGAGCACATGGCCCAGGCCACGGCGTTGGATCCGAACTTCGCGGATGCGTGGCACGACTACGGCACCACGCTGATGGAGCTGGGCCGGTTCGCGGACGCCCGCGAGGCCTTCGGCAACTGCCTGCAGATCAACCCCAAGGCCACCAACTGCACCAACAACCTGGCCCTCGCCCAGCGCAAGGCCGCCCTCACCGACAAGGCCTTCAAGGAGCTCAAGGACACCCAGCAGGCGGAGAACTCCGCCCCCGCCCTCTTCATGCTGGCCCGCCAGTACCGCGAGAAAGGCCTTCTGGCCGAGGAAGAGGCCACTTACAAGAAGTGCGTCAAGCTGGACGGCAAGTTCGCGCCCTGCCACTACGGCCTCTTCGAGCTCTACCAGGATGCCAACAAACACGAGCACGCAGGGGTGGCCTGCAAGAACTTCTTGAAGTATGCGACCTCGGAGGAGTTCCCCACCGAGTATCAGTCGTGCGAGAAGTACATGAGCAACGCGACGTTCTGA